In Tsuneonella sp. CC-YZS046, the genomic window GAGGTGATGCCGCAGGGCTTCGTATCGGCCCTGCGCCCGTTGCAGCCGCGCCTTTATTCGCTGGCGTCGAGCCTGGAAGCCGCGCCGGAGGAAGCACACCTGACAGTCGCTCCCGTGCGTTATACGTTGCATGACGAGCCGCGTAGCGGGGTTGCATCCGGCCTGCTGGCCGACCGTGCCGAGCCGGATACGGTGCTGCCCGTCTATATCCAGAGCAATCCGCATTTCCGTCTGCCCGGCAAGGACGCGCCGATCATCATGATCGGCGCCGGAACCGGGGTCGCCCCCTATCGGGCCTTCCTGCAGCAGCGCGAGGCGGCCAGCGCGCAGGGCAAGAGTTGGCTGTTCTTCGGCGAACGCAATTTCCGCACGGATTTCCTGTATCAGACCGAATGGCAGGGCTGGCTCAAGGACGGCACGCTCGGCCGGATGGATGTTGCCTTCTCGCGCGACCGGGCGGAAAAGACCTATGTCCAGCATCGCATGAAGGAGCGCGCGCGCGACATCTTCGCCTGGCTGGAGGACGGCGCCCATGTCTATGTTTGCGGCGACGCCGCCAATCTCGCACCCGATGTCCATCAAGCCCTGATCGACATCGTCGCAAGCGAGGCGCGTACCGGGCGTGAGGCGGCCGAGGACTATGTCCGCTCGCTTCAGGCGGATCACCGCTACCAGCGCGACGTTTACTGAGACACGATCATGACCACCACCACCATCGACCGCAGCCATGACCTTTCCCAGCCGCTCGACCGGTTGAGCGCCGATGAGCGCATGAAGGACGCCAGCGACTACCTGCGCGGGACCATCGCCGAGGGGCTGCTCGACCGGATTACCGGCGCAGTCCCTTCGGCCGATGACGTGAAGCTGATGAAGTTTCACGGCATCTATCAGCAGGACGACCGTGATCTGCGCGACGAGCGCCGCCGCCAGAAGCTGGAGCCGGCCTATCAGTTCATGATCCGCGTGCGCCTGCCGGGCGGGGTGTGCACCCCGGCGCAGTGGCTCAAGCTCGATGAGCTGGCCCGCGCCCACGGCGGCGAAACCCTGCGGATCACCACCCGGCAGACGTTCCAGTTCCATTGGGTCCTGAAGGACAGCCTGCGCCCGATCATCCAGGGCCTGCACGAAACGCTGCTCGACACCATTGCCGCCTGCGGTGACGACAGCCGCGGCGTGATGTGCACGGTCGATCCGCAAAGCTCGCGCTTCCATGCGGAGGTTGCGGCGATGGCGAAGCGGGTCAGCGATCATGTGATCCCCAGGACCCGCGCCTATCATGAGATCTGGTATGGCGACGAGCGAGTGGCTTCGTCCGGGCCGGAGGAGCCGTTCTACGGCCGCACCTACATGCCCCGGAAGTTCAAGATCGGCTTCGCCCTGCCGCCCTCGAACGACATCGACGTCTATGCGCAGGATCTGGGCTTCATCGCCATTGGCGGGCCGGGCGGGCTGGAAGGGTTCAATGTCGCCATCGGCGGTGGCATGGGCCGCACCGACCAGGCGCCGGAAACCTATCCGCGCCTCGCCAGCCTCATCGGTTTCGTGCCCGCGGATCAGATGATTGCCTGTGCCGATGCCGTGATGGCGGTTCAGCGCGATTACGGCGACCGCAAGGATCGCCAGCGCGCCCGCTTCAAATACACCATCGACGACAAGGGTCTCGACTGGATCAAGGCCGAGATCGAGCGCTACATGGACGCGCCGTTCGAGGACGCGCGTCCCTTTGCCTTCACCTCCAATGGCGACAGCTATGGCTGGAACACGACGCCCGATGGCCGCCACCATCGCACGCTGTTCATCCAGAGCGGCCGGCTGGACCTGAAGCTGCTCGATGCGCTGCGCGACGTGGCGCGTATCCATCGCGGCATGTTCCGCCTCACGCCTAACCAGAACCTCATCATCGCGGGCGTCGAATCCGGCGATCGCGCCGCCATCGACGCGGTGCTGGCCGAGCACGGGCTGGAGAGCAAAAGCGCATCCACCTTGCGCCGCAACGCCATCGCCTGCGTGGCCTTGCCGACCTGCGGCCTGGCCATGGCGGAGAGCGAGCGCTACATGCCCGACCTGATCGCCAGGATCGAGGCCATGCTGGCCGAGCATGGCCTGTCGGAGGAACCGATCACGGTGCGTATGAGCGGCTGCCCCAATGGCTGCTCGCGTCCCTATATCGCTGAAATCGGACTTACCGGGCGTGCGCCGGGCAAGTATAACCTCTATCTCGGCGGCGGTTTTCATGGGGAACGGCTCAACCGCATGATCCGTGAAAATGTCGGCGAGCCGGTAATTCTGGAGGTGCTGGCCGATGCGATCGGCCGCTATGCCCGCGAGCGCGAGCCGGGCGAGCATTTCGGGGATTTCACCATTCGGGCCGGCATCGTCCGCGAGGTGACGGAAGGGCGCTTCTTCAATGACTGATCGGGATGGCCCCCATCCGCGCCCCCAGACGATCGCAGCCGCGCACGGTGTGGCGACCGACCCCGCTTTCGGCGCCGTTGCGCCGCCGCTCTATATGTCCAGCACCTATGAGTTCGCGGGCTATGAGCAACCGCGCACTTATGATTATGGTCGCGCCGGCAATCCGACCCGCGACCTT contains:
- a CDS encoding NADPH-dependent assimilatory sulfite reductase hemoprotein subunit, which gives rise to MTTTTIDRSHDLSQPLDRLSADERMKDASDYLRGTIAEGLLDRITGAVPSADDVKLMKFHGIYQQDDRDLRDERRRQKLEPAYQFMIRVRLPGGVCTPAQWLKLDELARAHGGETLRITTRQTFQFHWVLKDSLRPIIQGLHETLLDTIAACGDDSRGVMCTVDPQSSRFHAEVAAMAKRVSDHVIPRTRAYHEIWYGDERVASSGPEEPFYGRTYMPRKFKIGFALPPSNDIDVYAQDLGFIAIGGPGGLEGFNVAIGGGMGRTDQAPETYPRLASLIGFVPADQMIACADAVMAVQRDYGDRKDRQRARFKYTIDDKGLDWIKAEIERYMDAPFEDARPFAFTSNGDSYGWNTTPDGRHHRTLFIQSGRLDLKLLDALRDVARIHRGMFRLTPNQNLIIAGVESGDRAAIDAVLAEHGLESKSASTLRRNAIACVALPTCGLAMAESERYMPDLIARIEAMLAEHGLSEEPITVRMSGCPNGCSRPYIAEIGLTGRAPGKYNLYLGGGFHGERLNRMIRENVGEPVILEVLADAIGRYAREREPGEHFGDFTIRAGIVREVTEGRFFND